A single Brevundimonas sp. SL130 DNA region contains:
- the metE gene encoding 5-methyltetrahydropteroyltriglutamate--homocysteine S-methyltransferase, giving the protein MTRHTVQVATLGFPRIGPKRELKTALEAYWAGKTDAEALLSTAADLRGQTWARQRALGADIVPSNDFSLYDQVLDLTAMVGAVPTAYGWGEDRVDLATYFAMARGSRGGGQVCAHGHVHASGEGTPAMEMTKWFDTNYHYLAPEFTADQVFRLGSTKALDEYLEAKAQGIETRPVLLGPVSYLLLGKTRGDAFDVLSLLPRLLPVYAEVLRSLARAGATWVQMDEPCLVTDLSDEAKAAYDHAYRVLTDVTPPIKLMLTTYFGALGDNLDTVLRLPVQGLHIDLVRAPEQLAQVASASRADQVLSLGVIDGRNVWKADLNAVLDKIEPLVAAGRQVVIAPSCSLLHTPIDLERETALDPEIKDWLAFAVQKVAELATLAQALNEGRAAVKPVLDASTASVASRRTSPRINDLKVQTRAADTDPGLASRISSFEIRRQVQQRRLNLPAYPTTTIGSFPQTAEVRKARADHGKGLINDAAYAAFLREETARTVKWQEDLGLDVLVHGEFERNDMVQYFGEQLSGFVFTKAAWVQSYGSRCVRPPIIYGDVSRPKPMTVEWWRYAQSLTSRPMKGMLTGPVTILNWSFVRDDQPRSTTCRQIAFAIRDEVTDLETAGAAVIQIDEAALREGLPLRRADWADYLDWAVESFRITASGVRDETQIHTHMCYSEFNDIIQSIGAMDADVISIETSRSKMELLDAFSDYRYPAEIGPGVYDIHSPRVPSVGEMAALLTAAAGKLPADRLWVNPDCGLKTRAWPETEAALANMVSAAKAARLEAIAA; this is encoded by the coding sequence ATGACCCGCCATACCGTTCAGGTCGCCACCCTCGGCTTTCCCCGCATCGGCCCCAAACGAGAGCTGAAGACCGCGCTCGAGGCCTATTGGGCCGGAAAGACCGACGCAGAGGCTCTGCTGTCCACCGCCGCCGACCTGCGCGGCCAGACCTGGGCGCGCCAACGCGCCTTGGGCGCCGACATCGTGCCGTCGAACGACTTCTCTCTTTATGATCAGGTGCTCGACCTGACGGCCATGGTCGGCGCCGTGCCGACCGCCTACGGCTGGGGCGAGGACCGGGTCGATCTGGCCACCTATTTCGCCATGGCCCGCGGTTCACGCGGCGGCGGCCAAGTGTGCGCACACGGCCATGTCCATGCGAGCGGCGAGGGGACGCCGGCGATGGAGATGACCAAATGGTTCGACACCAACTACCATTACCTCGCGCCCGAATTCACGGCTGACCAGGTGTTCCGCCTGGGCTCGACCAAGGCGTTGGACGAGTATCTGGAGGCCAAGGCCCAGGGGATCGAGACCCGACCGGTGCTGCTGGGACCGGTGTCCTATCTGTTGCTGGGCAAGACCCGGGGCGACGCCTTCGACGTGCTCAGCCTGCTGCCGCGCCTGTTGCCGGTCTATGCCGAGGTGCTGCGGTCTTTGGCCCGCGCCGGCGCCACCTGGGTGCAGATGGACGAGCCCTGCCTGGTCACGGATCTGAGCGACGAGGCGAAGGCGGCCTATGATCACGCCTATCGGGTGCTGACGGATGTGACGCCGCCGATCAAGCTGATGCTGACGACCTATTTCGGGGCGTTGGGCGACAATCTGGACACGGTCTTGCGCCTGCCGGTTCAGGGCCTGCACATCGATCTGGTCCGCGCGCCGGAACAGTTGGCTCAGGTCGCCTCGGCGTCGCGGGCCGATCAGGTGCTGTCGCTGGGCGTGATCGACGGCCGCAACGTCTGGAAGGCCGACCTCAACGCCGTGCTGGACAAGATCGAGCCCTTGGTCGCGGCGGGACGCCAGGTGGTGATCGCCCCCTCCTGCTCGCTGCTGCACACGCCCATCGATCTGGAGCGGGAGACGGCGCTTGACCCGGAAATCAAGGACTGGCTGGCCTTCGCCGTGCAGAAGGTCGCTGAACTGGCGACCTTGGCGCAGGCGCTGAATGAAGGACGTGCTGCGGTGAAGCCGGTGCTGGACGCCTCGACCGCTTCCGTCGCCTCGCGCCGTACCTCGCCCCGCATCAATGACCTCAAGGTGCAGACGCGAGCGGCGGACACCGATCCTGGCTTGGCGAGCCGGATCTCCAGCTTCGAGATCCGCCGCCAGGTCCAGCAACGGCGTCTGAACCTGCCCGCCTATCCGACCACCACCATCGGCTCCTTCCCCCAGACGGCCGAAGTCCGCAAAGCCCGCGCCGATCACGGCAAGGGCCTTATCAATGATGCGGCCTATGCCGCCTTCCTGCGCGAGGAAACGGCGCGGACGGTGAAATGGCAGGAGGATCTGGGCCTGGACGTGCTGGTCCACGGCGAGTTCGAGCGCAACGACATGGTCCAGTATTTCGGGGAGCAACTGTCGGGTTTCGTCTTCACCAAGGCGGCCTGGGTGCAATCCTATGGCTCGCGCTGCGTCCGCCCGCCGATCATCTATGGCGACGTCTCGCGGCCCAAGCCTATGACGGTGGAATGGTGGCGCTACGCCCAGTCCCTGACCAGCCGCCCGATGAAAGGGATGCTGACCGGCCCAGTGACCATCCTGAACTGGTCCTTCGTGCGCGACGACCAGCCGCGCAGCACCACCTGCCGCCAGATCGCCTTCGCCATTCGCGACGAGGTGACGGACCTGGAGACAGCCGGCGCCGCGGTGATCCAGATCGACGAGGCGGCCTTGCGCGAAGGTCTGCCTCTGCGCCGCGCCGACTGGGCCGACTATCTTGATTGGGCGGTCGAAAGCTTCCGCATCACGGCCTCCGGCGTTCGGGACGAGACCCAGATCCACACCCACATGTGCTATTCCGAGTTTAACGACATCATCCAGTCCATCGGGGCGATGGATGCGGACGTCATCTCCATCGAGACCTCGCGGTCGAAGATGGAGCTGCTCGACGCCTTTTCCGACTATCGCTACCCGGCCGAGATCGGGCCGGGCGTCTATGACATCCATTCGCCTCGCGTGCCGTCGGTGGGCGAGATGGCGGCCTTGCTGACGGCGGCTGCGGGCAAGCTGCCGGCGGATCGGTTGTGGGTGAACCCGGACTGCGGCCTGAAGACCCGCGCCTGGCCGGAAACCGAGGCGGCGCTGGCCAATATGGTGTCGGCCGCCAAAGCCGCGCGTCTGGAAGCCATCGCGGCGTGA
- a CDS encoding acyl-CoA thioesterase, producing the protein MSVTLIDMVFPGDANHHGTLFGGVGLAHLDKVAFLAAARHARRPTVTAGCERIDFAAPALIGEMVEATGRIVRVGRSSMGVEVELWAETPVSGERRLCTRGRFNMVSPRAAGQGDLPPLREDTANDDGWLRAVEMVFPTWTNHYGTLYGGDALKLMGKAAFVCATRKARAVMVMAASNRIDFSSPIKEGDMIELASRATRVGRSSVTIEVELWAEGLLTGDRRRSAAAEFVMVAVDGAGRPRAISGASPALEPA; encoded by the coding sequence GTGAGCGTCACGCTTATAGATATGGTCTTCCCTGGGGACGCCAATCACCACGGGACATTGTTCGGGGGCGTCGGTCTGGCGCACCTGGACAAGGTCGCCTTCCTGGCCGCTGCGCGTCATGCGCGGCGGCCGACCGTGACGGCCGGATGCGAACGGATCGACTTCGCCGCACCGGCCCTGATCGGCGAAATGGTCGAGGCGACGGGGCGGATTGTGCGCGTCGGGCGCAGTTCGATGGGCGTCGAGGTCGAGCTGTGGGCCGAGACGCCGGTCAGCGGCGAGCGGCGGCTGTGTACGCGTGGCCGGTTCAACATGGTGTCCCCACGCGCGGCGGGGCAGGGCGACCTGCCGCCTCTGCGGGAAGACACGGCGAATGACGACGGCTGGCTGCGGGCGGTGGAGATGGTCTTCCCGACCTGGACCAATCACTACGGCACCCTGTACGGCGGCGACGCCCTGAAGCTGATGGGCAAGGCGGCCTTCGTCTGCGCCACACGCAAGGCCAGGGCCGTCATGGTCATGGCGGCGTCGAACCGCATCGACTTCTCTTCTCCCATAAAAGAAGGCGACATGATCGAGCTGGCGTCGCGCGCGACGCGGGTCGGCCGTTCCTCCGTTACTATAGAGGTGGAACTGTGGGCCGAGGGCCTGCTGACGGGCGACCGGCGGCGGTCTGCAGCGGCGGAGTTCGTCATGGTGGCGGTCGATGGAGCCGGGCGCCCCCGGGCGATTTCCGGGGCGTCGCCGGCGCTGGAACCCGCGTGA
- the rpsJ gene encoding 30S ribosomal protein S10 → MDQSIRIRLKAFDHRVLDFSTREIVNTAKRTGATVRGPIPLPTLIEKFTVNRSPHVDKKSREQFEIRTHKRVLDIIDPTPQTVDALMKLDLSAGVDVEIKI, encoded by the coding sequence ATGGATCAAAGCATCCGCATCAGGCTCAAGGCCTTTGATCACCGCGTCCTCGATTTCTCGACGCGCGAGATCGTTAATACCGCCAAGCGCACCGGCGCGACCGTTCGCGGTCCGATTCCGCTGCCGACCCTGATCGAGAAGTTCACCGTGAACCGCTCGCCGCACGTCGATAAGAAGTCGCGTGAGCAGTTTGAAATCCGCACGCACAAACGCGTGCTCGACATCATCGACCCCACCCCGCAGACCGTGGACGCGCTCATGAAGCTCGACCTGTCCGCCGGTGTGGACGTCGAGATCAAGATTTAA
- the rplC gene encoding 50S ribosomal protein L3, translating into MRTGVIAKKLGMTRVFADDGAHVPVTVLQLDGCQVVGQRTQERDGYVALQLGAGTKKAKNTNKAQRETFAKAEVEPRAYVTEFRVDADGLLDVGAELSAEHFLVGQKVDIQGETIGKGFAGAMKRWNFGGLRATHGVSVSHRSHGSTGNRQDPGRTFPGKKMAGHYGTETVTTQNLTVVRVDAERGLILIKGAVPGHDGGYVKVRDAIKKARPADAPFPGALKSSKSAAQPASTPAEEAPVEATEGGEA; encoded by the coding sequence ATGCGCACGGGCGTGATCGCCAAGAAGCTGGGCATGACCCGCGTGTTCGCCGATGACGGCGCGCACGTACCGGTCACTGTGCTGCAGCTCGACGGCTGCCAGGTCGTCGGCCAACGTACCCAGGAGCGTGACGGTTACGTCGCTCTCCAGCTGGGCGCTGGCACGAAGAAGGCTAAGAACACCAACAAGGCTCAACGCGAGACCTTCGCCAAGGCGGAAGTCGAGCCCAGGGCTTATGTCACTGAGTTCCGCGTCGATGCGGACGGTCTGCTGGACGTGGGTGCCGAACTGTCGGCCGAACACTTCCTGGTGGGCCAGAAGGTCGACATCCAGGGTGAAACCATCGGTAAGGGTTTCGCCGGCGCCATGAAGCGCTGGAACTTCGGCGGTCTGCGCGCCACCCACGGCGTTTCGGTCTCGCACCGTTCGCATGGTTCGACGGGTAACCGTCAGGACCCGGGCCGCACCTTCCCTGGCAAGAAGATGGCCGGTCACTACGGGACCGAAACCGTCACCACCCAGAACCTGACCGTCGTCCGCGTGGACGCCGAGCGTGGCCTGATCCTGATCAAGGGCGCTGTCCCCGGTCATGACGGCGGCTACGTCAAGGTTCGCGACGCCATCAAGAAGGCTCGCCCGGCTGACGCTCCGTTCCCCGGTGCGCTGAAGTCGAGCAAGTCTGCTGCTCAACCCGCCTCGACCCCGGCTGAAGAAGCCCCCGTCGAAGCGACCGAAGGCGGTGAAGCGTAA
- the rplD gene encoding 50S ribosomal protein L4 gives MKLSVIQLDGKAAGDVELSDAVFGISDIRGDILARTVNWQLAKRRAGTHKVQTRNENSRTGKKMYKQKGTGGARHGSRRAPQFVGGSRAFGPIVRDHGFSLPKKIRALALRHALSSKVKSGDLIVVDTVSVKEAKTASLRETLGKLGWTKALIIAGPEVDTNFGLAARNIPHIDVLPNAGLNVYDILRADKLVLTKAAIEAIEARFSDKEAA, from the coding sequence ATGAAACTCTCTGTCATCCAACTCGACGGCAAGGCCGCTGGCGACGTGGAACTGTCGGACGCCGTCTTCGGCATCTCTGACATCCGCGGCGACATCCTGGCCCGCACCGTCAACTGGCAACTGGCCAAGCGCCGCGCCGGTACGCACAAGGTTCAAACCCGCAACGAGAATTCTCGTACGGGCAAGAAGATGTACAAGCAAAAGGGCACCGGCGGCGCTCGTCACGGTTCGCGCCGTGCGCCGCAGTTCGTCGGCGGTTCGCGCGCCTTTGGTCCGATCGTTCGCGACCACGGCTTCTCGCTGCCGAAGAAGATCCGCGCGCTCGCTCTGCGTCACGCCCTGTCCTCCAAGGTGAAGTCGGGCGACCTGATCGTCGTCGACACCGTCTCGGTCAAGGAAGCCAAGACCGCCTCGCTGCGCGAGACGCTCGGCAAGCTGGGCTGGACCAAGGCTCTCATCATTGCGGGTCCGGAAGTCGACACGAACTTCGGCCTGGCCGCACGCAACATCCCGCACATCGACGTGCTGCCGAACGCCGGCCTGAACGTTTATGACATCCTGCGGGCTGACAAGCTGGTGCTGACCAAGGCCGCTATCGAGGCGATCGAAGCCCGCTTCAGCGATAAGGAAGCCGCGTAA
- a CDS encoding 50S ribosomal protein L23 produces MAAQPTAKHYDTILSPIITEKATILSEQNKVVFRVADTSTKDEIAAAVESLFKVNVLKVNTLVQKGKTKRFRGILGRRVDIKKAIVTLADGQSIDVTTGL; encoded by the coding sequence ATGGCCGCTCAACCTACCGCCAAACACTACGACACGATCCTCTCGCCGATCATCACCGAGAAGGCGACGATCCTGTCCGAGCAGAACAAGGTCGTCTTCCGCGTCGCCGACACGTCGACCAAGGACGAGATCGCAGCTGCGGTCGAAAGCCTGTTCAAAGTCAACGTCCTGAAGGTCAACACCCTGGTTCAAAAGGGCAAGACCAAGCGTTTCCGGGGTATCCTGGGCCGTCGCGTGGACATCAAAAAAGCAATCGTGACCCTGGCTGACGGCCAGTCGATCGACGTGACCACGGGGCTCTGA
- the rplB gene encoding 50S ribosomal protein L2: MALKHYNPTSPGRRALVLVDRSELHKGRPEKSLTEGLTKSGGRGQGGRIAVRFRGGGAKTLYRKIDFKRRKWDMVGTVERLEYDPNRTAFIALVTYEDGEKTYIIAPQRLKAGDVVIAGEKTDVKPGNAMPLRSMPVGTIIHNIEMKPGKGAQLARSAGAYAQLVGRDQGYAQIRLGSGELRMVLDGCMATVGAVSNPDHMNQNLGKAGRKRHMGFRPHVRGVAMNPIDHPHGGGEGRTSGGRTPVTPWGKDTKGTRTRKNKATDKYIIRTRHVKKAR, encoded by the coding sequence ATGGCCTTGAAACATTACAATCCGACCTCGCCGGGCCGTCGCGCCCTCGTGCTGGTCGACCGTTCGGAGCTCCACAAGGGCCGTCCGGAAAAGTCGCTGACCGAAGGCCTGACCAAGTCGGGCGGACGCGGGCAGGGCGGTCGCATCGCGGTCCGCTTCCGTGGCGGCGGCGCCAAGACCCTGTACCGCAAGATCGACTTCAAGCGTCGCAAGTGGGACATGGTCGGCACGGTCGAGCGTCTGGAATACGATCCGAACCGCACGGCCTTCATCGCCCTCGTGACCTACGAAGACGGCGAGAAGACCTACATCATCGCGCCGCAACGCCTTAAGGCCGGCGACGTGGTGATCGCGGGCGAAAAGACCGACGTGAAGCCGGGCAACGCCATGCCGCTTCGTTCGATGCCGGTGGGTACGATCATCCACAACATCGAGATGAAGCCGGGCAAGGGCGCTCAGCTGGCCCGTTCGGCCGGCGCCTATGCCCAGCTGGTGGGTCGCGATCAGGGTTACGCCCAGATCCGCCTCGGCTCTGGCGAGCTTCGCATGGTTCTGGACGGCTGCATGGCCACGGTGGGCGCGGTTTCGAACCCCGACCACATGAACCAGAACCTCGGCAAGGCCGGTCGCAAGCGTCACATGGGCTTCCGCCCGCACGTCCGCGGCGTCGCCATGAACCCGATCGACCACCCGCACGGTGGTGGTGAAGGCCGGACCTCTGGTGGTCGCACCCCCGTCACGCCGTGGGGTAAGGACACCAAGGGCACCCGTACCCGCAAGAACAAGGCTACGGACAAGTACATCATCCGTACCCGCCACGTTAAGAAGGCTCGCTAA
- the rpsS gene encoding 30S ribosomal protein S19: MARSSWKGPFVDGYLLKKADAVQTSGRKDVIKTWSRRSTILPQFVGLTFGVHNGQKHVPVSVSEEMVGMKLGEFAPTRNFPGHAADKKAKRK; encoded by the coding sequence ATGGCCCGCTCCTCCTGGAAAGGCCCGTTTGTCGACGGGTATCTGCTCAAGAAGGCCGACGCCGTTCAAACGTCGGGCCGCAAGGACGTGATCAAGACCTGGTCGCGCCGCTCCACCATCCTGCCGCAGTTCGTCGGTCTGACGTTCGGCGTCCATAACGGTCAGAAGCATGTGCCCGTGTCGGTCTCGGAAGAGATGGTCGGCATGAAGCTCGGCGAGTTCGCTCCGACCCGGAACTTCCCGGGTCACGCGGCGGACAAGAAGGCCAAAAGGAAGTAA
- the rplV gene encoding 50S ribosomal protein L22, protein MAQTKNERRVAPTEARAKLVNVRISPQKLGLVAASIRGMPVQKALNELEFSRKRIATDVRKVLYSAISNAENNHNLDIDNLIVSEAYVGKNLVMKRFASRARGRSSRILKPFSEITIVVREAGEAA, encoded by the coding sequence ATGGCCCAGACAAAAAATGAGCGTCGGGTCGCCCCGACCGAGGCCCGCGCCAAGCTGGTCAACGTACGCATCAGCCCGCAAAAGCTGGGCCTGGTCGCCGCATCGATCCGCGGCATGCCGGTCCAGAAGGCGCTGAACGAGCTGGAATTCAGCCGTAAGCGTATCGCGACCGACGTCCGCAAGGTCCTGTATTCGGCGATCTCGAACGCCGAGAACAACCACAACCTCGACATCGACAACCTGATCGTTTCCGAGGCCTATGTGGGCAAGAACCTGGTGATGAAGCGTTTCGCGAGCCGTGCTCGTGGCCGTTCGTCGCGCATCCTGAAACCGTTCAGCGAGATCACTATCGTGGTCCGTGAAGCCGGCGAGGCCGCCTGA
- the rpsC gene encoding 30S ribosomal protein S3, translating to MGQKINPIGLRLGVNRTWDSRWFAAGADYSRLLHQDLKLREWLRERLAAAGVSRIIIERPHKKCRITIYAARPGVVIGKKGADIEKLRKDISARTEGEVHLNIIEVRKPETDAQLIAENIAQQLERRVAFRRAMKRSMQSAMRLGAKGIRMNVSGRLGGAEIARMEWYREGRVPLHTLRADIDYGFYEAKTTYGIIGVKVWVFKGEVLEHDPMAQDKRWAQEASGPSSNEGRERGGPRGDRGPRRDRGREN from the coding sequence ATGGGTCAGAAAATCAATCCGATCGGTCTGCGCCTCGGCGTGAACCGTACGTGGGACAGCCGTTGGTTCGCCGCCGGCGCCGACTATTCCCGCCTGCTGCACCAGGACCTGAAGCTGCGCGAGTGGCTGCGGGAACGTCTGGCCGCCGCTGGCGTGTCGCGCATCATCATCGAGCGCCCTCACAAGAAGTGCCGGATCACCATCTACGCCGCCCGTCCGGGTGTCGTGATCGGTAAGAAGGGCGCTGACATCGAGAAGCTCCGCAAGGACATCTCGGCGCGCACCGAAGGTGAAGTTCACCTGAACATCATCGAAGTCCGCAAGCCGGAAACCGATGCTCAGCTGATCGCCGAGAACATCGCGCAGCAGCTGGAACGTCGTGTTGCATTCCGCCGCGCAATGAAGCGGTCGATGCAGTCGGCGATGCGTTTGGGCGCGAAGGGCATTCGGATGAATGTCTCGGGTCGTCTGGGCGGCGCTGAAATCGCGCGGATGGAATGGTATCGCGAAGGTCGCGTGCCGCTTCACACCCTGCGGGCCGACATCGACTATGGCTTCTACGAAGCCAAGACGACCTACGGCATCATCGGCGTGAAGGTCTGGGTGTTTAAGGGTGAAGTGCTCGAGCACGATCCGATGGCCCAGGACAAGCGTTGGGCCCAGGAAGCGTCGGGTCCGTCCTCGAACGAAGGCCGCGAACGCGGCGGCCCCCGTGGCGACCGCGGTCCGCGTCGCGACCGGGGACGTGAGAACTAA
- the rplP gene encoding 50S ribosomal protein L16, with protein sequence MLQPKKTKYRKAFKGRIHGSAKGGFSLNFGSYGLKTLEPERITARQIEAARRAITRQMKRQGRVWIRVFPDLPVTGKPAEVRMGKGKGAVDHWAARCHPGRILFEIDGVTDEVAREALRLGAAKLPVRTKVVTRIDAGIAHVEVAA encoded by the coding sequence ATGTTGCAACCGAAGAAGACCAAGTACCGCAAGGCCTTCAAGGGCCGCATCCACGGCTCGGCCAAGGGTGGCTTCTCGCTGAACTTCGGGTCGTACGGCCTGAAGACGCTGGAGCCGGAACGCATCACGGCGCGTCAGATCGAAGCGGCTCGCCGCGCGATCACCCGCCAGATGAAGCGCCAGGGCCGCGTCTGGATCCGCGTCTTCCCCGACCTGCCCGTCACGGGCAAGCCGGCCGAAGTCCGGATGGGTAAGGGCAAGGGCGCCGTGGACCACTGGGCCGCGCGTTGCCACCCGGGCCGCATCCTGTTTGAAATCGACGGTGTCACGGACGAAGTCGCCCGTGAAGCCCTCCGTCTCGGCGCCGCCAAGCTGCCGGTCCGCACCAAGGTCGTGACCCGCATCGACGCCGGCATCGCCCATGTCGAGGTAGCCGCCTAA
- the rpmC gene encoding 50S ribosomal protein L29: MTKIADLRSQTTDQLSDELLKLKKEQFNLRFQAATGQMEKTHRVGEVRKDIARISTLLREKRAAS; encoded by the coding sequence ATGACCAAGATCGCCGATCTGCGGTCGCAAACGACCGACCAACTGTCCGACGAGCTGCTGAAGCTCAAGAAGGAACAGTTCAACCTGCGCTTCCAGGCGGCCACCGGCCAAATGGAAAAGACTCACCGCGTTGGTGAAGTCCGCAAAGACATCGCTCGCATCTCGACGCTTCTGCGCGAGAAGCGTGCGGCCTCGTAA
- the rpsQ gene encoding 30S ribosomal protein S17, with protein sequence MPKRILEGVVVSDKGDKTVVVKVERTLLHPVLKKIVRLSKKYHAHDEANALKVGDIARIVECAPKSKLKRWEVLSNASAS encoded by the coding sequence ATGCCCAAGCGAATTCTTGAAGGCGTGGTCGTGTCCGACAAGGGCGACAAGACCGTCGTCGTGAAGGTGGAGCGCACGCTGCTTCACCCGGTTCTGAAGAAGATCGTTCGTCTTTCGAAGAAATATCACGCCCACGACGAAGCCAACGCGCTCAAAGTCGGCGACATCGCTCGCATCGTCGAGTGCGCCCCGAAGTCCAAGTTGAAGCGTTGGGAAGTCCTTTCCAACGCCTCCGCCTCGTAA
- the rplN gene encoding 50S ribosomal protein L14: MIQMQTNLEVADNSGARRVMCIKVLGGSKRRYASIGDTIVASVKEAIPRGRVKKGDVVRAIVVRTAKDIQRKDGSVIRFDKSAAVIVNKQNEPVGTRIFGPVPRELRAKNHMKIISLAPEVL, translated from the coding sequence ATGATCCAGATGCAAACTAACCTGGAAGTGGCCGATAATTCGGGCGCCCGCCGGGTCATGTGCATCAAGGTGTTGGGCGGCTCCAAGCGCCGCTACGCCTCGATCGGCGACACAATCGTCGCCTCCGTGAAGGAAGCCATCCCGCGCGGCCGTGTGAAGAAGGGCGACGTTGTTCGCGCCATCGTCGTGCGCACCGCCAAGGACATCCAACGCAAGGACGGCTCGGTCATTCGTTTTGACAAGTCGGCCGCCGTCATCGTCAACAAGCAGAACGAGCCTGTCGGCACGCGGATCTTCGGCCCGGTTCCCCGCGAACTGCGCGCCAAGAACCACATGAAGATCATCTCGCTGGCTCCGGAGGTCCTGTAA
- the rplX gene encoding 50S ribosomal protein L24 — MAAKIKKGDRVVVLTGKDKGRTGNVLKVLPTENRVLVEGVNMVQRHTRPSQADPQGGIKNKEASLHLSNVAIADANGKATRVGFKIDGDTKVRIAKTTGDVI; from the coding sequence ATGGCCGCCAAGATCAAGAAGGGCGACCGCGTCGTCGTCCTCACCGGCAAGGACAAGGGCCGCACGGGCAACGTGCTGAAGGTCCTGCCCACCGAAAACCGCGTCCTGGTTGAAGGCGTCAACATGGTTCAGCGCCACACGCGCCCGAGCCAGGCTGACCCGCAGGGCGGCATCAAGAACAAGGAAGCCTCGCTTCACCTGTCGAACGTCGCGATCGCCGACGCCAACGGCAAGGCGACCCGCGTCGGCTTCAAGATCGATGGGGACACCAAGGTCCGCATCGCCAAGACGACGGGAGACGTCATCTGA
- the rplE gene encoding 50S ribosomal protein L5 yields the protein MATEKYTPRLKGEYQARIRQVLKEKFGYTNEMQVPKLDKIVLNMGIGEAVADSKKANAALKDLTAIAGQKAVATKARNSIAGFKLREGMVIGGKVTLRGDQMYEFLDRFITIALPRVKDFRGLKGTSFDGRGNYATGLKEHIVFPEINYDQIDQMWGMDIVVCTTAKTDEEAKALLTEFKFPFVKN from the coding sequence ATGGCTACCGAGAAGTACACTCCGCGCCTCAAGGGCGAGTACCAGGCGCGCATCCGCCAGGTGCTGAAGGAAAAGTTCGGCTACACGAACGAAATGCAGGTGCCCAAGCTGGACAAGATCGTCCTGAACATGGGTATCGGCGAAGCCGTCGCGGACTCCAAGAAGGCGAACGCCGCCCTCAAGGATCTGACGGCCATCGCCGGTCAGAAGGCCGTCGCCACCAAGGCCCGTAACTCCATCGCCGGCTTCAAGCTGCGTGAAGGCATGGTCATCGGCGGCAAGGTCACCCTGCGCGGCGACCAGATGTACGAGTTCCTGGACCGGTTCATCACGATCGCGCTGCCGCGCGTGAAGGATTTCCGTGGTCTGAAGGGCACGTCGTTTGACGGTCGCGGCAACTACGCCACCGGTCTGAAGGAACACATCGTGTTCCCGGAAATCAACTACGACCAGATCGACCAGATGTGGGGCATGGACATTGTCGTCTGCACCACGGCCAAGACCGATGAGGAAGCCAAGGCTCTCCTCACCGAGTTCAAGTTCCCGTTCGTGAAGAACTGA